The sequence below is a genomic window from Candidatus Nanopelagicales bacterium.
CGCGTCGCCTCGGCCTCGACGGCAGGCTGTCGTTCCGGACCTGGCGGCGGTCGGCGGGGGATGCGCGATTCGAGCTGACCGCCCGTCTCGGCGCAGGCCCGTCCCGGGCCCGGGCGGTCATGGAAGGTCTCGTGCCCCGCGACGACGCGACAGCGGTCGTGCGGCTGGGCCCGCCCGGTGGACCGGTCTCGCGCTGGGGGGAGCCGTCGCCGCCGCGGGGGCTCACGCTCGAGCGACGTGGCACGACGCTTGTCCTCCGCTGGCGCCCGGCCGTTCCGAACCAGCTCCCCCTCAGCGGGTACGTCGTCGGGGGGCCCGGTGCGCGGCCCAACGTCTGGGTCCCGCCGACGGCGACGTCCTTCACCGTGCGCCGCCCCACCGAGGACGACTACTGCGTCAGCTCCGAGGTCCGCGACGACCAGTTCGGGGAGTGGCAGTCCTCGGCCGACGCGCTCGCGGAGGACGGGCACCTCTACCGCTCGTCCGCGTGGAGGTGCATCGACGTCAGGACGGGCGAGGTGTGGTGAGCCGCGGGAGGGCTCAGGTGTCGGAGGCCTCGGTCAGACCGAGCACCGTCCGGGCCCGGTCGAGCACCGAGGCGTCCACGAGCACGTCGTAGCGCGCGGCCACCAGCGCCTGCCGGGACACGAAGTCCCGGCGGCCGCCGGTGAGCGCGTACGACACCAGACCGAACACGATGCCCGCGGCCGCGCCGTACAGCAGGCCCAGCAGCATGATCGGCCAGATCTGACCCTCGGCGGCCGCGAACAGGGCGACGAACAGGCCGATGAGCAGGCCGAACCACGCGCCGGCGAGCAACCCACCCCAGGCGGCGCGACCCCAGGACATCCGCCCGAGGACAGACTCCACCATGCGCAGGTCGACGCCGACGATCGCGACGTGCTCGACCGGGAACTTCGCGTCGCTGAGGGTGTCGACCGCCTTCTGCGCGCCCTCGTAGGTGTCGTACGACGCGAGCACGGGGCGACGGGTGACGTCGGCGGGCAGCTTCGGCGCGGGCATGGCCGCACGCTACCCCGAGCCGCTGGCCACCGGCTCCGGCTCGGTCCGCCCGGACATGACCCGGCCCGCAACCACGATCCATCCGAAGGCCCACAGCAGGGTGGCGGCGACCCACCCCATCGCCTCCACCGGCTGCCCGTACAGCCCCGGCCAGAAGCCCAGCAGGAGTCCGTCGGTCAGGAGGCCGGCACCCACGGCCCAGGTGAGGACCACGGCTCCGGGAGCCCGGGCGGCACCGCCCACGCCTCGAGCGATCCAGACGAACACGGGTGCCAGGACGATCTGGGCGACGAACAGCACCACCCGCTGCGGGGTCTCGACGAACCACGGCTCGGGGAAGAACCGGATGAGTACGGCGAACCCCACGACGAGGACCACTCCGAGCGGGAACCCCGCCACGAACGCCCGCTTTGCCACGACAACCTCCATTGTGTAGTAGTTACTACATTCTGGACGTCAGGGCGCCGGACGGCAACGGGCCGTGGACTCGAACTGGCTACCCTCGCGGCGTGGGCTATCGGCACTCGCGCGAGCAGCTGCTTGACGCCGCCACGGGTCTCGCTCTCGACGAGGGACTCGGGGCCCTCACGTTCGGCCGGGTGGCCGATCGGCTGGGGATCGCCGACCGCACCGTCGTCTACTACTTCCCCACCAAGACCGCACTCGAGACAGCCGTGGTGACGGCCCTCAGCGTGCGACTGCAGGCCCTGCTCCACGAGGCCTTCGGCGATGAGCCCCAGCCGGTCGGCGTGCTGGCGCGCCGTGCCTGGCCGGTGCTCGCCCACCGTGAGGCCGACCCGGTCTTCTCGGTGTTCTTCCAAGTGGTGGGACGCGGGGCCGCCGGCGAGGAGCCGTACGTCGAGCTGTCCGCCAGCCTGGTCGAGGGCTGGGTCGCCTGGCTGGAGCCGCTCGTCGCGGAGCCGACGCGCGAGGCCCGTCGGTCCGCGGCGCTGGCACTCATGGCACAGCTCGACGGCCTGCTGCTGATCCGCCTGGTCGGCGGTGCACGCCGCGCCAACACGGCCGCGCGCCGGCTCGGCGTGCTCGTCTGAGCGACCCGCCTCGCAGGCGCGGACCGCGGCGTCCTACAGGGCGCCGACGATCGGAGCGATCAGCACCTTGACGATCATCGCGGCGGGGAACACCAGCGCGTAGCCGAGGTTGACGCGCGGGTCGCCGACGGAGCGCTCGTTGGCGAACGCCAGCACCGCGGGCTGGGTCTGGGAGCCGGCCATCGTGCCCGCCAGCCGCGGCCCCGCGAGGTCGGCCACGCGCGGGCCGAGGAGCAGCAGCGCGGCGGCCGCCAGCCCGGTCACGATCGCGCCGCCGGCGAGCAACCGGAGCCCGACGTCGGTCTGCAGGGCGGCGGCGAGATCGTCGCCGGCGTTGGACCCCGCGTACGCGAGGAACAACAGCATGCCGAACTGGCCGAGGCTGGCCGAGGCCGGATAGGGCACGCTCCACAGCACCGGGCCGGTGCGCTGCAGGCGCCCGAGCACCAGGCCGACCACCAGCGGTCCGGCGGCCAGCCCCAGCTCGAACGTGGCCCCGCCGGGGAGGCCGATCTCGACGGCACCGACCAGCAGCCCGAGGGCCAGCCCCAGGGACAGCCCGACCGGGTTGATGTCGCTGGCCCCGCGCTCGGAGTCCCCGAGCAGCCGGGCCACCTCGGGCATCCGGGCGCGGGGGGCCACCACCCGCAGGCGGTCCCCCAGCTGCAGGACCAGGTCGTCGGTGGCCAGCAGGTCGACGTCGCCGCGGCGCACCCGGGTCGCCGTCGCGCCGAAGCGGCGCAGCAGCCGAAGCTCGCCGATGGTGCGCCCGGCGACGGCCATGTTCGACACCGCCACCCGTCGGAAGTCCAGCTCCCGCCGGTCCAGGGCCAGGTGCACGCCGCTGCGGTGGCCCACGGCGGCGACCACCTCTTCGACGGCGTCCCGCGCCCCGATGACCGCAACGACGTCACCGGGCACCGGCACGAACCCGTCGGTCGCGACGTACACCTCGTCATCGCGCATGACCCGGGAGAACACCACGCGACCGCCGAACCGCTCGATCAGCTCGCCCAGCATCGGCAGGCCGGCCGTGTCGACGCGCACGCTCTCGTGCACCAGCTCGGGCGGGCGGGGGTCGCGGCTGGCGACCGCCTGGGCCTCCTCGCCGCGGGCCCGCAGCGCCAGCGCCGCCGCCCACACCATGCCGAGGACCCCGAACAGGTAGGTCACCGAGTAGCCGACGGTCGGGTCGTTGGAGTCCAGCTGCTCGACCGCGGCGGCCAGCGCCGGCGTGTTGGTGAGCGCCCCGGAGTACAGGCCCGCGACCAGCGGGCCGCTCAGCCCCAGCACCTTGCCCACGCCGACCGCGACCGCCGCAGCCGCCACGAGGACCCCCACCACCAACGTCAGCGCGCGCCCCCCGGTCCGCAGGGCGGAGAAGAAGGACGGGCCGCTGGTGACGCCGATGGTGTAGGCGAACACCGCCAGGCCGAGCTGCCCGACGACCGCCGGCAGGGCCAGTTCCGCGTCCCAGGCGGACACCGCCAGTCCGGCGAAGAGGACGGCCGCGGCACCCAGCGAGAAGCCCTTGACCCGGATCGCGCCGACCGCCGACCCGACCGCCAGCAGCCCGAACAGCAGCAGCAGGGGGTTCTCCGCCAGTAGTTCCGCCACGGGCCGCAGGCTAGGGCCCGGCGGCTCAGCAGGACACCCGGCCCGGCGAGCGGAATCGTTCTCACGTAGCCGACCGGACCGAGCCACTCCGGAGGTGGCCGTGTACACGCACTGGAAATCCCTGGCCGAGCCGTGCCTGGTCCCCCCTGGCCGCACCGTGGACCTCGATCGCGACTACGACGCCGGGCGCAAGGACCCCGACCTGGACAAGGACGAGGGCGCCGCGGCTCTGGCCGACGGCATCAGCCAGCTGTTCGCCTACCAGGACAAGTTCTACGCCCAGGCGGACCGGGCGATGCTCGTCGTGCTGCAGGCCATCGACGCCGCGGGGAAGGACGGGACCGTCAAGCACGTGATGACAGGCCTGAACCCGGCCGGTGTCGACGTGCACTCGTTCAAGGCCCCCTCGGCGACCGAGCGAGCGCACGACTTCCTGTGGCGGCACAACCTGGTGCTGCCCGAGCTGGGCCGGATCGGCATCTTCAACCGGTCCCACTACGAGAACGTCATCGTCACCCGCGTACACCCGCAGATGCTGTGGCCCGACGTGCCCGAGGAGCAGCGGCCGCACCTGTGGAAGCGGCGCTACCGCGAGATCAACGACTGGGAGCGCTACCTGACCGACAACGGGACCGTCATCGTCAAGTTCTTCCTGCACGTGTCCAAGAAGGAGCAGGAGCGCCGATTCCTCGAGCGGATCGACGACCCGGCCAAGAACTGGAAGTTCTCCGCCGCGGACCTGCACGAGCGGCAGTACTGGGACGACTACCGCACGGTCTTCCAGGACATGCTCAACCACACCAGCACCGAGTGGGCGCCGTGGTACGTCCTGCCCGCGGACCACAAGTGGTTCTCCCACCTGTCCGCGAGCGCGGTCCTGCTGGAGGCGATGGCGCGCATCGACCCGCAGTACCCGGACGTGACCGCGCAGCAGAAGGCGGACCTCGCGCACGCAAAGGAGGACCTGCTGGGCACCGCGGGGGGCGGCAGCACCGGCGGCGACACACCGACCCCGGCAGGAGGTGCGTCGTCATGACCACGGCCAAGGCCCCGGCAGCAGGGTCGGCGGGGGCGCCGGCCGGGTCGTCCACGGCCTGGTACGCCCTCAGCGTCGACGAGGCCACGAAGAAGCTGGGCGTCGACCCCGCGCAGGGGCTGTCCGCCGACGAGGCGGCGACGCGGCTGAAGCAGAACGGGCCCAATGCGCTGCCGACGGAGAAGCCGACACCCGGCATCGTGCGGTTCCTCAAGGAGTACACCAGCCTGCTGCAGATCATCCTGGTCGTTGCCGGGGCCGTCTCCCTGGTCATCGGGCAGTGGGCCACCGGCGTGCTGCTGCTGGCGCTGACCGTGCTCAACGCGATCGTCGGCCTGATCGAGGAGGGCAAGGCGGCCAGCGCGATGAACGCGCTGCAGCAGATGTCGGTCGCCAAGGTGCGCGTCCGCCGTGGCGGGTCCGTCGTCGAGGTCGACCCGTCGACCCTGGTGACCGGCGACGCGGTGCTCCTCGCCGCCGGGGACCGGGTCCCGGCGGACGGGCGGCTGGTGTCCACCGACTCGCTGCAGGTGGACGAGTCCGCCCTCACCGGGGAGAGCACGCCGTCGGCCAAGCAGACCGACCCGCCCCCGACCCCGTCCGGCGGCGCCGCGGTCGCCACCGGTGACCAGCACGACATGGTGTTCGAGAACACCGACGTGACCCACGGCGACGGCGTGTTCGTGGTGACGGCGACCGGCGCCGCCACCGAGGTCGGCAAGGTCGCGCAGATGCTCAAGAGCACCGGCTCGACGAAGACTCCGCTGGACCGCCAGCTCAACACCATGACGATCTGGATCGCGGTCGCGGCCGGGCTGACGATGGTCGTGATGTTCGTCGTCGGGCTGCTGCGCGGCGAGGAGTTCGACTCGCTGTTCGTCACCGCCGTCGCGCTGGCGATCGCTGCGATCCCGGAGGCGCTGCCGACGGTGGTGACGGTGATCCTGTCCCTAGGAGCGGTGGCGCTCGCCGCGCGGCACGCGGTGGTGAAGGACCTGTCGTCGGTCGAGACCCTCGGCGAGGTGTCGGCGATCAACTCCGACAAGACCGGCACCCTCACGATGAACCAGATGACCGCCGTCACCCTGGTCGAGGGCGAGGACGTGTTCACCATCAGCGGCGAGGGCTACGCGCTGGACGGAAAGGTGCTGCGGCAAGCCGGCAAGGACTCGAAGGTCGACCCGCTGCTGCTGCCGTTCCTGGTGGCCAGCGACGCCCAGCTCAAGGACGGCAAGGTCGTCGGGGACCCGCTGGAGGGCGCTCTGCTGGTCCTCGCCCACAAGGCGGGCGTCGACGCAGACAGCACCCGTACCCAGCACGCCCGCGCGGCGACGCTGCCGTTCGACCCGACGTACAAGCTGATGGCAGCGTTCTGCCAGGAGAAGAAGGACGACGGGTCCGCGGTCGTGCGCTGCTACGTCAAGGGCGCGCCGGAGGCGCTGGTCTCGCGCTCGTCGAGCCGGGGACTCGGCGCCGGGCAGACCGGGGCGATGGACGACGCCGGCAAGGACGCGGTCGAGAAGCAGGTCTCGGACCTCGAGGCCAAGGGCCTGCGGGTGCTCGCCGCCGGGACGCGCGACATCGACCCGTCGGCGTTCGACCCCTCGGGGAACCTGCTCGACCTCGTGCAGGACCTGACCCTCGGTGCGCTCGTCGGTCTCATCGACCCGCCGCGTCCGTCGTCGAAGGATGCGGTGCAGAAGGCCCAGGCCGCCCACATCCAGGTACGCATGGTCACCGGCGACGACGTGACCACCGGTGCGGCCGTGGCCGAGCAGCTGGGCATCCCCGGCAAGGCCATCACCGGTGCAGAGCTCTCCGCCATGAGCGACCAGCAGGCGCTCGACCAGATCGAGGGCATCGGCGTCATCGGACGCGTGGCCCCGGCCGACAAGCGCCGGCTGGTCGAGATCATGCAGAAGAAGGGCTACGTGGTCGCCGCGACCGGCGACGGCGTCAACGACGCGCCCGCACTGAAGGCCGCGGACATCGGCGTGGCGATGGGCACCGGCACGGACGTGGCGAAGAACTCCGGCCGGATGATCCTGCAGGACGACGACTTCGCCACCATCATCTACGCGGTAGAGCAGGGCCGGTCGCTGTACGACAACCTGAACAAGTACATCCGGTTCATCCTGATCACGCTCGTGACGTTCGTGGCGACCTTCCTGTTCGCGACGGTTCTCAACATCGCGGCGGGGCAGCCGTTCAGCGCCGCGCAGATCCTCTGGATCAACTTCTTCATCGACACCCCGCTCGGCGTCGCCCTCGGGTTCGACAAGGAGACCCCCGGGCTGATGAGCCGCCGGCCGCTCAAGCGCGGGGCGAACATCCTGGACCGGTCGATGATCACCACGGTGGGGCTGGTCGGACTCGCGATGACGGTGGCGCTGCTGTCGCTGATCTCGTACGGCCAGGCCTCGACCGACAGCGTGGTCGTCGCCACCACCATGGGACTGACGGCGTTCAGCTTCATGCGGATCGTGGGCTCGTGGGAGAGCCGAAGCGTCAAGGACTCCGCGTTCTCGCTGACCACCTTCGACAACAAGCAGCTGAACCTGTTCGTCGGGCTGGTGCTGGTGCTCATGATCCTCGTGACCGAGGTCGGGTTCCTCCAGCGCATCATCGGGACCCACCACCTGACCATCGAGCAGTGGGGCCTGTGCCTCGGCGCCGGTGTCGCCCTGCTGCTGCTGTGGGAGCTGGGCAAGCTGATCGCGCGGCGGCGCACTCCGTCTGAGGGCGCGTCGGTCCCGGCCGCCAGCCCCTCGCCAGCGCCGCCCGCGGCGGCGCAGGATGGGAGTCGTGCGACGACTGCTGCTGCGTGACCCGGGACCCGTCGACAGCGACCGGCTGACAGCCGACCGGAGGGACGACCCGCCGGCGCCGGCCGCCGGAGAGGTGCTGGTTCGCGTGCACGCCTGCGCGGTGTGCCGCACCGACCTGCAGATCGTCACCGGCGACCTGCCCGCGCACCGGCTGCCCGTGGTCCCGGGCCACCAGGTCGTGGGGCGGGTGGCGGCCGTCGGCGACGGTGTCGACCCCGCGCGGGTGGGATCGCGCGTCGGCCTGGCCTGGATCGCGGGCGCGTGCGGCGAGTGCCGCTTCTGCCGGTCCGGCCGCGAGAACCTGTGCCCGGATGCCACGTTCACCGGCTGGGATGTCGACGGTGGCTACGCGGACACGGCCCTGGCCCGATCCGACTTCGCCTTCGACCTGCCGGACCTGGGGCCGGCGTACGACGACGCGCCCGGCGGCGCGGACGCCGCGATCGCCCCGCTGCTGTGCGGCGGGGTCATCGGCTACCGGTCGCTGCGGGTCGCTGGCATGGACGCCGGCCAGCGCGGGGCACGCCTGGGGCTGTATGGGTTCGGCGCCTCCGCGACCATCGTCGTCCAGGTGGCACGGCACTGGGGCCTGGAGCCGTACGTGGTCACCAGGTCGGCCGGCGAGGCCGAGCGGGCGCTGGCTCTCGGCGCGGTCTGGGCCGGCACGTACGACGAGCCCCCGCCCGTGCGGTTGGACGCGGCGATCACGTTCGCGCCCGCGGGGTTCGTGGTGGCAGCGGCGGTGAAGGCACTCGACCTCGGAGGCACGGTCGCCATCAACGCGATCCACCTCGACGAGGTCCCGGCCATGGACTACGACGACCTGTGGCTGGAGCGCTCGATCCGGTCCGTCGCCAACGTCACCCGCGACGACGTCCGCGAGTTCCTCGCACTGGTGCCGGCCGCGGGGGTGCGGACCGAGTACGAGGTGCTTCCGCTCGACGACGCGAACGAGGCCCTGCGTCGACTCGACGCGGGCCTCGTCCGGGGTGCGTTCGTCCTGGTGACCTGACCTGGGTCACCTGACCGTTCGGTCAGGTGCGCAGCTTGTACTCCTCGAGCAGGCGCCGGGCAATGATCATGCGCTGGATGTCCGCGGTGCCCTCGCCGATCATCAGCATGGGGGCCTCGCGGTACAGCCGCTCGATCTCGTACTCCTTGGAGTAGCCGTAGCCGCCGTGGATGCGGAACGAGTCCTCCACGACCTCCTTGCAGTACTCGCTGGCCAGGTACTTCGCCATCCCGGCCTCGAGGTCGTTGCGCTCGCCGGAGTCCTTCTTGCGGGCGGCCATCACCATCATGTTGTGCGCGGCCTCGACCTTGGTCGCCATGTCCGCGAGCCGGAACGCCACGGCCTGGTGCTCGGCGATCGGCTTGCCGAAGGTGACGCGCTGCTGGGCGTAGTCGATGCCGAGCTCGAACGCGCGGATCGAGACGCCGCACGCGCGGGCGGCCACGTTGACGCGGCCCACCTCCACGCCGTCCATCATCTGGTAGAAGCCCTTGCCCGGGACGCCGCCGAGGACGGTGTCCGCCGGCAGGCGCAGGTCCGTCATCACCAGCTCGGTGGTGTCGACGCCCTTGTAACCCATCTTCTCGATCTTGCCCGGGATGGTGAGGCCGGGGCTGACCTCGCCGAAGCCCGCGGGCTTCTCGATCAGGAACGTCGTCATCCGCTTGTAGACGCTGGCGCCCTCCGGGGCCTCGGCGTCGGTGCGGACCAGGACGGCGACGAGGGTGGACGAGCCGCCGTTGGTCAGCCACATCTTCTGGCCGTTGAGCACGTAGTCGTCCCCGTCGCGGACGGCCTTGCTCTGGATCGCCGCCACGTCGGAGCCGCAGCCGGGCTCGGACATGGAGAACGCGCCGCGCACCTCGCCGGTGGCCATCCGCGGGAGGAAGTGCTGCTTCTGCTCCGGCGTCCCGTGCTGCATGAGCATGTACGCGACGATGAAGTGCGTGTTGATGACACCGGACACGCTCATCCACCCGCGGGCGATCTCCTCGACGACCAGCGCGTAGGTGAGCAGCGACTCGCCCAGACCGCCGTACTCCTCGGGGATCATCAGCCCGAAGACGCCGAGCTCCTTCAGCCCCTCGACGATGTCGGTCGGGTACTCGTCCTTGTGCTCGAGCTCGTTGGCGACCGGGATGATCTCGTTGTCGACGAAGTCGCGGACGGCCTTGAGGATCTCCTCCTGGACGTCGGTGAGTCCCTCGGTCTGGGCCAGGCGGGGCATGCGGGGCTCCCTCTCGTACGACGGGCGCGGCGTCGGCCCCGGTCGGGTCGTGCCGGGGGTGGTCCCGGCTCGGCCCCGGTGCCGTGGTGGCCGCGAACGCCCGGACGGCTGCGGTTACCGACGAGTATCCGCCCCCCGCCCCCCGGAAGCCTCCCCGGGTCCCCCGCCGCCACATCCCGTCCCTGCCGCCCCCTCCCCTTCTCGGCCGAATGAGTCCCCACGTCGCTTTCCGGACGATTTCGGGGCTGCAAGCAACGCCCGGGCTCATTCGGCCGCGGGCGTGGGGCCGGGAGGGCGGGTGGGTAGCCTCCGCGGGTGACTCCCCGCAGCCCGCTGACCTCCGGCCGCCGGGCCGGCGCCGCCCGGGGCGGCGTACGGCGCGGGCAGGTGCTGGGGTTCGGCACGTACGACGTCCGCCGGCACCCGAGGGTCGGGGTGCTGCTGGCCGGCCTGCGCCGCCACGGCTGGGCCGTGACCGAGCTGACGGTCCCGCTCGAGCTCGGCACCGACCAGCGGATCGCTGCGCTGCGCGGACCGCTCGCCCTGGCCGGCGCCGCGGTCACCGCGGCAGGCACGTGGGGCCGTCTGGTGCTGAGCAGCCGGCCGCTGCGCCGCGGACCCGATCCGGAGGTGGTCGTCGTCGGCTACCTCGGCCACCTCGACGTGCTGCTCGCCCGGCGGCTGTTCCCCGCCTCCACCCTGGTCCTGGACCACCTGACCGGCGCCGCCGAGACCGCCCGCGACCGGGGCGTCCGCGGCGGCGTGCGGCTGTTCCTGCT
It includes:
- a CDS encoding general stress protein, yielding MPAPKLPADVTRRPVLASYDTYEGAQKAVDTLSDAKFPVEHVAIVGVDLRMVESVLGRMSWGRAAWGGLLAGAWFGLLIGLFVALFAAAEGQIWPIMLLGLLYGAAAGIVFGLVSYALTGGRRDFVSRQALVAARYDVLVDASVLDRARTVLGLTEASDT
- a CDS encoding TetR/AcrR family transcriptional regulator, producing MGYRHSREQLLDAATGLALDEGLGALTFGRVADRLGIADRTVVYYFPTKTALETAVVTALSVRLQALLHEAFGDEPQPVGVLARRAWPVLAHREADPVFSVFFQVVGRGAAGEEPYVELSASLVEGWVAWLEPLVAEPTREARRSAALALMAQLDGLLLIRLVGGARRANTAARRLGVLV
- a CDS encoding TrkA C-terminal domain-containing protein, translating into MAELLAENPLLLLFGLLAVGSAVGAIRVKGFSLGAAAVLFAGLAVSAWDAELALPAVVGQLGLAVFAYTIGVTSGPSFFSALRTGGRALTLVVGVLVAAAAVAVGVGKVLGLSGPLVAGLYSGALTNTPALAAAVEQLDSNDPTVGYSVTYLFGVLGMVWAAALALRARGEEAQAVASRDPRPPELVHESVRVDTAGLPMLGELIERFGGRVVFSRVMRDDEVYVATDGFVPVPGDVVAVIGARDAVEEVVAAVGHRSGVHLALDRRELDFRRVAVSNMAVAGRTIGELRLLRRFGATATRVRRGDVDLLATDDLVLQLGDRLRVVAPRARMPEVARLLGDSERGASDINPVGLSLGLALGLLVGAVEIGLPGGATFELGLAAGPLVVGLVLGRLQRTGPVLWSVPYPASASLGQFGMLLFLAYAGSNAGDDLAAALQTDVGLRLLAGGAIVTGLAAAALLLLGPRVADLAGPRLAGTMAGSQTQPAVLAFANERSVGDPRVNLGYALVFPAAMIVKVLIAPIVGAL
- a CDS encoding polyphosphate kinase 2 family protein, which produces MAVYTHWKSLAEPCLVPPGRTVDLDRDYDAGRKDPDLDKDEGAAALADGISQLFAYQDKFYAQADRAMLVVLQAIDAAGKDGTVKHVMTGLNPAGVDVHSFKAPSATERAHDFLWRHNLVLPELGRIGIFNRSHYENVIVTRVHPQMLWPDVPEEQRPHLWKRRYREINDWERYLTDNGTVIVKFFLHVSKKEQERRFLERIDDPAKNWKFSAADLHERQYWDDYRTVFQDMLNHTSTEWAPWYVLPADHKWFSHLSASAVLLEAMARIDPQYPDVTAQQKADLAHAKEDLLGTAGGGSTGGDTPTPAGGASS
- a CDS encoding cation-transporting P-type ATPase encodes the protein MTTAKAPAAGSAGAPAGSSTAWYALSVDEATKKLGVDPAQGLSADEAATRLKQNGPNALPTEKPTPGIVRFLKEYTSLLQIILVVAGAVSLVIGQWATGVLLLALTVLNAIVGLIEEGKAASAMNALQQMSVAKVRVRRGGSVVEVDPSTLVTGDAVLLAAGDRVPADGRLVSTDSLQVDESALTGESTPSAKQTDPPPTPSGGAAVATGDQHDMVFENTDVTHGDGVFVVTATGAATEVGKVAQMLKSTGSTKTPLDRQLNTMTIWIAVAAGLTMVVMFVVGLLRGEEFDSLFVTAVALAIAAIPEALPTVVTVILSLGAVALAARHAVVKDLSSVETLGEVSAINSDKTGTLTMNQMTAVTLVEGEDVFTISGEGYALDGKVLRQAGKDSKVDPLLLPFLVASDAQLKDGKVVGDPLEGALLVLAHKAGVDADSTRTQHARAATLPFDPTYKLMAAFCQEKKDDGSAVVRCYVKGAPEALVSRSSSRGLGAGQTGAMDDAGKDAVEKQVSDLEAKGLRVLAAGTRDIDPSAFDPSGNLLDLVQDLTLGALVGLIDPPRPSSKDAVQKAQAAHIQVRMVTGDDVTTGAAVAEQLGIPGKAITGAELSAMSDQQALDQIEGIGVIGRVAPADKRRLVEIMQKKGYVVAATGDGVNDAPALKAADIGVAMGTGTDVAKNSGRMILQDDDFATIIYAVEQGRSLYDNLNKYIRFILITLVTFVATFLFATVLNIAAGQPFSAAQILWINFFIDTPLGVALGFDKETPGLMSRRPLKRGANILDRSMITTVGLVGLAMTVALLSLISYGQASTDSVVVATTMGLTAFSFMRIVGSWESRSVKDSAFSLTTFDNKQLNLFVGLVLVLMILVTEVGFLQRIIGTHHLTIEQWGLCLGAGVALLLLWELGKLIARRRTPSEGASVPAASPSPAPPAAAQDGSRATTAAA
- a CDS encoding zinc-dependent alcohol dehydrogenase family protein, with protein sequence MRRLLLRDPGPVDSDRLTADRRDDPPAPAAGEVLVRVHACAVCRTDLQIVTGDLPAHRLPVVPGHQVVGRVAAVGDGVDPARVGSRVGLAWIAGACGECRFCRSGRENLCPDATFTGWDVDGGYADTALARSDFAFDLPDLGPAYDDAPGGADAAIAPLLCGGVIGYRSLRVAGMDAGQRGARLGLYGFGASATIVVQVARHWGLEPYVVTRSAGEAERALALGAVWAGTYDEPPPVRLDAAITFAPAGFVVAAAVKALDLGGTVAINAIHLDEVPAMDYDDLWLERSIRSVANVTRDDVREFLALVPAAGVRTEYEVLPLDDANEALRRLDAGLVRGAFVLVT
- a CDS encoding acyl-CoA dehydrogenase family protein: MPRLAQTEGLTDVQEEILKAVRDFVDNEIIPVANELEHKDEYPTDIVEGLKELGVFGLMIPEEYGGLGESLLTYALVVEEIARGWMSVSGVINTHFIVAYMLMQHGTPEQKQHFLPRMATGEVRGAFSMSEPGCGSDVAAIQSKAVRDGDDYVLNGQKMWLTNGGSSTLVAVLVRTDAEAPEGASVYKRMTTFLIEKPAGFGEVSPGLTIPGKIEKMGYKGVDTTELVMTDLRLPADTVLGGVPGKGFYQMMDGVEVGRVNVAARACGVSIRAFELGIDYAQQRVTFGKPIAEHQAVAFRLADMATKVEAAHNMMVMAARKKDSGERNDLEAGMAKYLASEYCKEVVEDSFRIHGGYGYSKEYEIERLYREAPMLMIGEGTADIQRMIIARRLLEEYKLRT